GCCGCTGATCGGCTTCAGCGCATCGACGATCTCGTAGTCCCAGGTGCCATAGGTGATGAGCTGACCGCGTGCGGAGGGATTTGCACGCATGTATTTCAGCGCGTTCGATTTGTGCCAGACCGGCGCGGTCGGGCCACCGGCTTCGGTCTGCAAGGCGTCGAAGCCGTTCTGGAGATGGACCACGAATAATCCGACCTCGCGTGCGGCAGCGAGAACGCGCGCCGATGTTTCGATGACGGGAGCGCTGGTGCTGACATCGAAGCCGACGCGGTCCAGATATCCACCCTTGGAGAGATAGGCGTTCTGCATGTCGACAACCACAAGGGCGGTCGTTGAAGGATCAAGGGCGATCGCTTCCGGCTCCGCCTCGAGATGGATCGGACCAACGCCCACAGACGATTTAGCGGAT
The genomic region above belongs to Pseudorhodoplanes sinuspersici and contains:
- a CDS encoding isochorismatase family protein — encoded protein: MSTSAKSSVGVGPIHLEAEPEAIALDPSTTALVVVDMQNAYLSKGGYLDRVGFDVSTSAPVIETSARVLAAAREVGLFVVHLQNGFDALQTEAGGPTAPVWHKSNALKYMRANPSARGQLITYGTWDYEIVDALKPISGEAVVPKARYSGFAGTNLEQLLRARGITTLLLVGVNTNVCVESTLRDAYHREFFAVMVPDATLQAGSDSIFEASVFNVQKFFGWTARSDAVVRAFTGAAKLSAA